The proteins below are encoded in one region of Casimicrobium huifangae:
- a CDS encoding DinB family protein, with product MSASTLLLSLFKYKTWANEELFVGLAKVDAEAHKTERHTAIRLLNHIYVVDRIFVGHLSGVPHGYEGTNTPETPTLDALRDAVATTDRWYVQYVESLPPEKLAEAVPFKFTDGLGACMTREEMLAHVTAHGAYHRGAVGRIMAQLGNPPPRDLYTRYLHSAEPERRAA from the coding sequence ATGAGTGCATCCACCCTGCTGCTGTCACTGTTCAAATACAAGACTTGGGCGAACGAGGAATTGTTTGTCGGGCTGGCCAAAGTCGACGCCGAGGCGCACAAGACTGAGCGTCACACGGCCATTCGCCTGCTCAATCACATCTATGTGGTTGATCGTATCTTTGTCGGCCACTTGTCCGGTGTGCCGCACGGCTACGAAGGCACCAACACGCCGGAGACACCGACGCTGGACGCGCTGCGCGACGCCGTGGCCACGACTGATCGCTGGTATGTGCAGTATGTGGAATCGCTTCCACCAGAGAAACTCGCTGAAGCGGTGCCATTCAAGTTCACCGATGGTCTTGGCGCCTGCATGACACGCGAGGAGATGCTGGCGCACGTCACAGCGCATGGCGCGTATCACCGCGGCGCAGTCGGCCGCATCATGGCGCAGCTCGGAAATCCGCCGCCGCGTGACCTCTACACCCGCTACCTGCACTCGGCCGAACCGGAGCGCCGCGCCGCCTGA
- a CDS encoding CPBP family intramembrane glutamic endopeptidase gives MRTNFPFSVEPARGWMPWGILVPFLSLLFVVVPAIGGNELLRHLSALNAKGDPANLLGLVLFLIVPFAATGLIVLAWVRWVERRSFASVGLGHAEARQRFLRGLAIGVATALAVVAAIWAAGGYAAHGYAPAFAAPVSLAHIGVLLLCFIVQAGAEEILFRGWMLSAVARKFNVATGIAFTTAVFALLHFDRQSPWHDVLLSVLFSVFACLWALREGSIWGVMGWHATWNWLLAVGFEVPITGLDSYTPALLVKLVPQGSRYLNGGPVGPEGSLLCLAFFLIASAWLLWRYFSSSGSSSGSPSVQRP, from the coding sequence ATGCGCACCAATTTTCCGTTCTCCGTCGAGCCCGCCCGCGGCTGGATGCCCTGGGGCATCCTCGTTCCCTTCCTGAGTTTGCTGTTCGTCGTAGTCCCGGCGATCGGGGGCAACGAGCTCCTGCGCCACCTGAGCGCCCTCAACGCCAAGGGGGATCCGGCAAACCTTCTGGGACTTGTGTTGTTCCTGATCGTGCCTTTCGCGGCGACCGGACTCATCGTGCTCGCCTGGGTACGCTGGGTGGAGCGGCGTTCGTTCGCTTCGGTCGGACTCGGCCACGCGGAGGCGCGGCAGCGATTCCTGCGCGGCCTGGCCATTGGCGTCGCGACCGCGTTGGCCGTGGTCGCTGCGATATGGGCTGCGGGAGGCTATGCCGCGCACGGCTACGCGCCCGCCTTCGCGGCACCTGTGTCGCTCGCACATATCGGGGTTCTGTTGCTGTGCTTCATCGTGCAGGCCGGGGCGGAGGAGATCCTGTTTCGCGGCTGGATGCTGTCGGCGGTGGCGCGCAAGTTCAACGTGGCGACGGGCATCGCGTTCACCACCGCCGTGTTTGCACTGCTGCACTTCGACCGCCAGTCGCCGTGGCATGACGTACTGCTGAGCGTGCTGTTCTCGGTGTTCGCCTGCCTCTGGGCGCTGCGCGAAGGGAGCATCTGGGGCGTGATGGGCTGGCACGCCACATGGAACTGGCTGCTGGCGGTGGGCTTCGAGGTGCCGATCACCGGCCTCGACTCGTATACGCCAGCGCTGCTGGTGAAGCTGGTTCCGCAGGGATCGCGCTATCTCAATGGTGGTCCGGTCGGTCCCGAGGGCAGCCTGCTCTGCCTGGCGTTCTTCCTGATCGCATCGGCCTGGTTGCTGTGGCGCTATTTTTCGTCATCCGGCTCGTCATCAGGTTCGCCATCCGTCCAGCGTCCGTGA
- a CDS encoding acyltransferase family protein encodes MTGATQAAAPHERRYDLDWLRIIAFALLIFYHVGMYYVTWDFHIKSPYASDAIEPLMMLTSPWRLTLLFVVSGAATHFLLLRRSAGPFVRERSRRLLWPLLFAMLVVVPPQSYYEVIQKGGYSLDYHEFWLRYLKADHSFCMDGKCLDLPTWNHMWFVAYLWVYAMLLALWLRLAPASIERATRVGERWLAGWRLIALPVAYIALTRITLLNAFPSTHNLTWDWMNHATFLPAFLFGVLFLHSPQIGADLRRLRWHAALIWLLTYVFMAIYFSTFNEQRPPPDALRYFQRVIWALNQWCAIVAAFGLAQVYLNRDGPARRYLTGAVFPLYLFHQTLIIVFAWKLQPLQITPLPEGLLLVLLTAIGSFALYEAGRRVPYLRTLIGARDGGK; translated from the coding sequence ATGACAGGCGCCACACAGGCGGCGGCACCGCATGAGCGTCGATACGACCTCGACTGGCTGCGCATCATCGCGTTTGCGCTGCTGATTTTCTATCACGTGGGCATGTACTACGTGACCTGGGACTTTCACATCAAGAGCCCATACGCATCCGACGCGATCGAGCCGCTGATGATGCTGACCTCGCCCTGGCGGCTGACGCTGCTGTTCGTGGTGTCGGGCGCGGCGACGCACTTCCTGCTGTTGCGCCGCAGCGCCGGCCCGTTCGTGCGCGAGCGCAGCCGCCGACTGCTGTGGCCGCTGCTGTTTGCCATGCTGGTGGTGGTGCCGCCGCAGTCGTATTACGAGGTGATCCAGAAGGGCGGCTATTCGCTCGACTATCACGAGTTCTGGCTGCGCTACCTGAAGGCCGATCACAGCTTTTGCATGGACGGCAAGTGCCTCGATCTGCCGACCTGGAACCACATGTGGTTCGTCGCTTATCTGTGGGTGTACGCGATGCTGCTGGCACTGTGGCTCAGGCTCGCGCCCGCGAGCATCGAGCGCGCAACGCGGGTGGGCGAACGCTGGCTGGCCGGCTGGCGGCTGATCGCGCTGCCGGTCGCGTACATCGCGCTGACCCGCATCACGCTGCTCAACGCGTTTCCGTCGACGCACAACCTGACGTGGGACTGGATGAACCACGCGACCTTTCTGCCGGCCTTCCTGTTCGGCGTGCTGTTCCTGCACTCGCCGCAGATCGGCGCCGACCTGCGGCGGCTGCGCTGGCACGCCGCGCTGATCTGGTTGCTGACCTATGTGTTCATGGCCATCTATTTCTCGACGTTCAACGAGCAGCGCCCGCCGCCCGACGCGCTGCGCTACTTCCAGCGCGTGATCTGGGCGCTGAACCAATGGTGCGCGATCGTCGCGGCGTTCGGGCTGGCGCAGGTGTACCTGAACCGCGACGGCCCGGCGCGGCGCTACCTGACCGGCGCCGTGTTTCCGCTCTATCTGTTCCACCAGACGCTGATCATCGTGTTCGCGTGGAAATTGCAGCCGCTGCAGATCACTCCATTGCCCGAGGGCTTGTTGCTGGTTCTGTTGACCGCTATCGGCAGTTTTGCGCTCTACGAAGCGGGGCGCCGCGTGCCGTATCTGCGCACGCTGATCGGTGCGCGGGACGGGGGCAAGTGA
- a CDS encoding LytR/AlgR family response regulator transcription factor, translated as MTTALIADDESLLRDDLRDKLTALWPDLVIVAEAANGNEAADLIARHEPDIAFLDIKMPGQTGIEVAQGIETDTRVVFVTAYDQYAVDAFEREAIDYLLKPVTRERLAQTVTRLKNAVASDVPEAAPAPELAQILNLLARAGGSATAAGAAARAPLRWIRASRGDTTYQIAVDEVLYFQSDDKYTIVYTANGEHVIRMPLAELVSSLDAEYFWQVHRGTIVNIRNVLSSKRDGDGRVWLNVRDVAKPITVSRAYQHLFKQM; from the coding sequence ATGACCACCGCCCTCATCGCCGACGACGAATCCCTGCTGCGCGACGACCTGCGCGACAAACTGACCGCGCTGTGGCCGGACCTGGTCATCGTCGCCGAAGCCGCCAACGGCAACGAAGCCGCCGATCTCATCGCCCGGCACGAACCTGACATCGCCTTCCTCGACATCAAGATGCCCGGGCAGACCGGCATCGAAGTCGCACAGGGCATCGAGACTGACACGCGGGTGGTGTTCGTCACCGCCTACGACCAGTACGCCGTCGATGCCTTCGAGCGCGAGGCGATCGACTATCTGCTGAAGCCCGTCACCCGGGAACGGCTGGCGCAAACGGTGACGCGGCTGAAAAACGCGGTGGCGTCTGACGTTCCAGAAGCAGCGCCCGCACCAGAACTCGCACAAATCCTCAACCTGCTTGCGCGCGCTGGCGGTAGCGCCACGGCGGCGGGTGCCGCTGCCAGAGCGCCGCTGCGCTGGATTCGCGCCAGTCGTGGCGACACGACTTACCAGATCGCGGTGGACGAAGTGCTGTACTTCCAGAGCGACGACAAGTACACCATCGTCTACACCGCGAACGGGGAACACGTGATCCGCATGCCGCTGGCAGAGCTCGTCTCCTCACTCGACGCCGAGTACTTCTGGCAAGTGCATCGCGGCACCATCGTCAATATCCGCAACGTGCTCTCCAGCAAGCGCGACGGTGACGGGCGGGTCTGGCTCAATGTCAGGGACGTCGCAAAGCCGATCACCGTGTCGCGCGCCTATCAGCATCTGTTCAAGCAGATGTAG
- a CDS encoding sensor histidine kinase, with translation MNVSTTGESRPLSYAEAHYQESLRIARKRVKDIRSFYISASMYAVIIPILWVINLSTGTRLWAQWATIGWGLGLVVQGLTVFAGRSFFGTEWEQKKVDEIMAREKLKVVSSEKQLMQAQMRMLQAQIEPHFLFNTLANIQSLINRSPERANLMLDNFIAYLRQSLSASRSQEGTVKQEMELLRHYLELIKIRMGERLQFGFEVDPALEAAPLAPMLLQPLVENAIKHGLEPKVEGGRVDVRIARESGVANGAGGQMRLTVRDNGLGFGEHADSAGTGVGLANLRERLAVLYDGRATLTVADASPGTEITIRVPM, from the coding sequence ATGAACGTCAGCACCACCGGCGAAAGCCGCCCCCTGTCCTACGCTGAAGCGCACTATCAGGAGTCGCTGCGCATCGCCCGCAAACGGGTAAAGGACATCCGCAGTTTCTACATCTCGGCGTCAATGTACGCCGTGATCATCCCGATCCTCTGGGTGATCAACCTGAGCACGGGCACCCGGCTCTGGGCGCAGTGGGCGACGATCGGCTGGGGGCTCGGGCTCGTGGTGCAGGGACTGACCGTGTTTGCCGGACGATCTTTCTTCGGCACCGAATGGGAGCAGAAGAAGGTTGACGAGATCATGGCGCGCGAGAAACTCAAGGTGGTTTCCAGCGAGAAGCAGCTGATGCAGGCACAAATGCGCATGTTGCAGGCCCAGATCGAGCCGCACTTCCTGTTCAACACGCTCGCCAACATCCAGAGCCTGATCAACCGCTCACCCGAGCGCGCCAACCTGATGCTGGACAACTTCATCGCCTACCTGCGGCAAAGCCTTTCTGCGAGCCGCTCTCAGGAAGGCACAGTCAAACAGGAAATGGAATTGCTGCGGCATTACCTTGAACTCATCAAGATCCGCATGGGCGAGCGGCTGCAGTTTGGGTTTGAGGTTGATCCGGCGCTGGAGGCCGCACCGCTGGCGCCGATGCTGCTGCAACCGCTGGTGGAGAACGCAATCAAGCACGGCCTCGAGCCAAAAGTCGAAGGCGGGCGCGTGGACGTGCGCATCGCACGTGAGTCCGGCGTCGCAAACGGCGCCGGCGGCCAGATGCGGCTGACGGTGCGCGACAACGGTCTCGGCTTTGGTGAGCACGCCGACAGCGCTGGCACCGGCGTCGGGCTGGCCAACTTGCGCGAGCGCCTCGCCGTGCTCTACGATGGTCGCGCCACGCTCACCGTTGCCGACGCCAGCCCTGGCACCGAAATCACGATCCGGGTGCCAATGTAG
- a CDS encoding 2TM domain-containing protein: MDDELILPGMSEREIAIRRRVHRLAEFYRHVFVYVIVNLTLWGANVWMLWGTAAGGRFWSYWAIWPTFWWGIGVFVHGLSVLPYWSFFSQEWEDRKVKELMQKERQ, from the coding sequence ATGGACGACGAATTGATCCTCCCCGGCATGTCCGAACGTGAAATCGCCATCCGCCGCCGTGTGCACCGGCTGGCGGAGTTTTATCGGCACGTGTTTGTCTACGTAATCGTCAACCTCACGCTCTGGGGCGCCAACGTCTGGATGCTGTGGGGCACCGCCGCCGGCGGGCGATTCTGGTCGTACTGGGCGATCTGGCCGACGTTCTGGTGGGGCATCGGTGTCTTCGTGCACGGGCTGTCGGTATTGCCCTACTGGAGCTTCTTCTCGCAAGAGTGGGAAGACCGCAAGGTGAAAGAGCTCATGCAGAAAGAGCGGCAATGA
- a CDS encoding acyl-CoA desaturase — protein MIDFVLSAVQGAVDLPWWGYVLVLLGTTHVTIAAVTIFLHRAQAHRALDLHPIVSHFFRMWLWLTTGMVTREWVAIHRKHHAKCETAEDPHSPMVYGHWGVLRFGVDLYRKEAKNAETISRYGYGTPDDWMERNVYGKYTWQGMGVSLIIFFALFGFAGLAMWAIQLAWIPITAAGIINGTGHFWGYRNYSTDDTSTNISPIGIIIGGEELHNNHHAFGASAKFAHRWYEFDIGWIYIRMMSAVGLAHVRKVAPALKIRTTEGEVDETLQAIITHRYRVMQEYARVVKATAKAEFAARKARAGAAAADLPNLRQLLADFRADAATLADAQRARLAAAFAASDALKQLYQKRQELVALWGRSTESKEQLVARWKQWRASAEGSNIAPLQAFSLRLARYA, from the coding sequence TTGATCGATTTTGTTTTGTCCGCCGTTCAGGGCGCCGTTGATTTGCCCTGGTGGGGCTATGTGCTGGTGCTGCTGGGTACCACCCACGTCACCATCGCGGCTGTGACCATCTTTCTGCACCGGGCGCAGGCGCATCGTGCGCTGGACTTGCACCCCATCGTCTCGCACTTCTTCCGCATGTGGCTGTGGCTGACGACCGGCATGGTGACCCGCGAGTGGGTGGCCATCCACCGCAAGCACCACGCCAAGTGCGAAACGGCTGAGGACCCGCACAGCCCAATGGTTTACGGCCACTGGGGCGTGCTGCGTTTTGGCGTTGACCTCTACCGCAAGGAAGCGAAGAACGCCGAGACCATCTCTCGCTACGGCTACGGTACGCCAGACGACTGGATGGAGCGCAATGTCTACGGCAAGTACACCTGGCAGGGCATGGGCGTTTCGCTGATCATTTTCTTCGCGCTGTTCGGCTTTGCCGGGCTTGCCATGTGGGCAATCCAGCTGGCCTGGATCCCGATCACGGCGGCCGGCATCATCAACGGTACCGGCCACTTCTGGGGTTATCGCAATTACTCGACGGACGACACCTCCACCAACATCAGCCCCATCGGCATCATCATCGGTGGCGAAGAGTTGCACAACAACCATCACGCGTTCGGCGCTTCGGCCAAGTTTGCCCACCGCTGGTACGAGTTTGACATTGGCTGGATCTACATCCGCATGATGTCGGCCGTGGGCTTGGCTCATGTGCGCAAGGTGGCGCCAGCACTGAAGATTCGCACCACCGAGGGCGAGGTTGATGAGACGCTGCAGGCGATCATCACCCACCGTTATCGCGTCATGCAGGAATACGCCCGCGTGGTGAAAGCCACCGCGAAGGCCGAATTCGCCGCCCGCAAGGCTCGCGCTGGCGCCGCGGCGGCCGACCTGCCGAACTTGCGTCAATTGCTCGCGGATTTCCGGGCTGATGCAGCTACGCTCGCGGATGCACAGCGGGCCCGGCTGGCGGCGGCCTTTGCTGCCAGTGATGCGCTCAAGCAGCTCTACCAGAAGCGCCAGGAGCTGGTCGCACTGTGGGGCCGCTCCACGGAGTCGAAGGAGCAGTTGGTTGCCCGCTGGAAGCAGTGGCGCGCCAGTGCGGAAGGCTCGAACATCGCGCCGCTGCAGGCGTTCTCACTGCGTCTGGCGCGTTACGCCTGA
- the rpmG gene encoding 50S ribosomal protein L33: MREKIKLESSAGTGHFYTTTKNKKTMSGKFEIKKFDPVARKHVLYKETKLK; the protein is encoded by the coding sequence ATGCGTGAAAAAATCAAACTCGAATCGTCTGCCGGCACCGGCCACTTCTACACGACGACCAAGAACAAGAAAACGATGAGCGGCAAGTTCGAAATCAAGAAGTTCGATCCCGTTGCCCGCAAGCACGTGCTCTATAAAGAGACGAAGCTCAAATAG
- the rpmB gene encoding 50S ribosomal protein L28, which translates to MARVCQVTGKKPMVGNNVSHANNKTKRRFLPNLQQRRFWVESENRFVSLRLTTAGIRLIDKKGIDAVLADLRAKGTI; encoded by the coding sequence ATGGCTCGCGTATGTCAAGTCACCGGCAAGAAGCCGATGGTGGGCAACAATGTTTCCCACGCCAACAACAAAACCAAGCGCCGCTTCCTGCCCAATCTGCAGCAGCGCCGTTTCTGGGTCGAAAGCGAAAACCGCTTTGTCAGCCTTCGTCTGACCACCGCCGGCATCCGCCTGATCGACAAGAAGGGCATCGACGCCGTTCTCGCCGACCTGCGCGCCAAAGGCACGATCTAA
- a CDS encoding ROK family protein translates to MTALAAQPQASLRLGVDLGGTKTEAVVLDADGAERWRHRIATPKQTAESICDAIAGLVADAEAAVAGRCSVGIGTPGSLSPHSGLLRGSNTVVLNGKPVRQMLEQRLGREVRIANDANCFALSEAVDGAGRGAKTVFGAILGTGVGAGVVIDGKVLEGLHGIGGEWGHNPLPWPEGDELPVALGGRANVCYCGKPGCIETWLSGTGIQAHFGDGSIHSADIVTRAAAGDVASESYLRRVEDRMARAFATIINVLDPDVIVLGGGVSNIERFYASVPPLLPKYVFSEYVATRFVRNVHGDSSGVRGAAWLW, encoded by the coding sequence GTGACGGCGTTGGCCGCACAACCGCAGGCCTCGCTGCGGCTCGGCGTCGATCTTGGCGGCACCAAGACCGAGGCGGTGGTACTCGACGCCGATGGCGCCGAGCGCTGGCGGCACCGCATCGCCACCCCCAAACAGACGGCGGAAAGCATTTGCGACGCCATTGCCGGGCTGGTGGCCGATGCTGAGGCTGCAGTCGCGGGCCGTTGCAGCGTGGGCATCGGCACGCCGGGATCGCTGTCGCCGCACAGTGGCCTGCTGCGCGGTTCCAATACCGTCGTGCTCAATGGCAAGCCAGTCAGGCAGATGCTTGAGCAACGCCTCGGCCGCGAAGTGCGCATCGCCAACGACGCCAACTGCTTTGCGCTGTCGGAGGCGGTCGACGGTGCCGGTCGTGGCGCCAAGACAGTGTTCGGCGCCATTCTCGGCACCGGGGTCGGTGCCGGCGTCGTCATCGACGGCAAGGTACTGGAGGGGCTGCACGGCATCGGCGGCGAATGGGGGCACAACCCGCTGCCGTGGCCGGAAGGCGATGAGCTGCCCGTAGCGCTCGGCGGCCGTGCCAACGTTTGCTATTGCGGCAAGCCGGGCTGCATCGAAACCTGGCTCTCCGGCACCGGCATTCAGGCGCACTTTGGTGACGGTTCAATCCATTCGGCTGATATCGTGACCCGTGCTGCAGCCGGTGACGTTGCTTCGGAGAGCTACCTGCGACGTGTTGAGGACCGCATGGCGCGCGCCTTTGCGACCATCATCAACGTGCTCGACCCGGACGTCATCGTGCTCGGTGGTGGCGTATCGAACATCGAGCGCTTCTACGCCAGCGTGCCGCCACTGTTGCCCAAGTACGTGTTCAGCGAATACGTGGCCACGCGCTTTGTGCGCAACGTGCATGGCGACTCGAGTGGCGTACGTGGCGCCGCGTGGCTCTGGTAA
- a CDS encoding GntR family transcriptional regulator: MATSLNNPDGGPLYKGVQRALMEQLASGELKPGQLIPSERQLAIEFSVSIGTLRKAIDELVENRILIRQQGKGTYVASHDRERLLFYFFHIVPHKGIKSYPLVEFVFFHKSTADAEAAARLNIAVGTPTLHIRNKLSLQGAVVLVDDITLDLARFAGLSAAQFKERPNTIYNLYQEVFGITVVRTEERLRAEAASIDHAKLLKIKPGMPVLTIRRTAIDMRDEPVELRISTVNTAAHEYFAELL, translated from the coding sequence ATGGCAACTTCATTGAACAACCCCGATGGCGGGCCGCTTTACAAGGGCGTACAGCGTGCGCTGATGGAGCAACTGGCATCGGGTGAGCTGAAACCGGGGCAACTGATCCCCTCCGAGCGGCAGCTCGCCATCGAGTTCAGCGTCTCGATCGGCACCTTGCGCAAGGCAATTGATGAGCTGGTCGAGAACCGCATCCTGATCCGCCAGCAGGGCAAGGGCACCTACGTCGCCTCGCATGATCGCGAACGGTTGCTGTTCTACTTCTTCCACATCGTGCCGCACAAGGGCATCAAGAGCTATCCGCTGGTTGAGTTCGTGTTCTTCCACAAGAGCACGGCAGATGCCGAAGCGGCAGCGCGCCTGAACATCGCCGTCGGTACACCGACCCTGCACATCCGCAACAAGCTCTCGCTGCAGGGCGCGGTGGTGCTGGTGGACGACATCACGCTTGACCTGGCACGCTTTGCGGGCCTGTCAGCCGCGCAGTTCAAGGAACGGCCCAACACCATCTACAACCTTTATCAGGAAGTCTTCGGCATCACGGTCGTGCGCACCGAGGAGCGGCTGCGGGCAGAAGCTGCGTCAATCGACCATGCGAAGCTGCTGAAAATCAAGCCCGGCATGCCCGTGTTGACAATACGCCGCACGGCGATCGACATGCGCGACGAGCCGGTCGAATTGCGGATATCCACGGTCAACACCGCCGCGCACGAATACTTCGCGGAATTGCTGTGA
- a CDS encoding SDR family NAD(P)-dependent oxidoreductase produces the protein MKSLASLFRLDHRVAVVTGGSSGIGRAMAYAMGAQGAKLVLVARSGDALERTVREFAAENIEAKAVAADLGDAARRTQAIGEINAAFGAPDILVNAAANNIRKPLPELSEDEIRATLALNLEAPLALIRALAPAMQARGWGRIINLASQQSFRAFNNSGVYGISKGGIVSLTRSTAEHYGRFGVTCNALAPGFVVTPLTEQAVNTIPGFAERHAAASMVGRNGLPEDFHGAAIFLASDASAFVTGHTLFVDGGYGAK, from the coding sequence ATGAAATCACTCGCCAGCCTCTTCCGTCTCGACCACCGGGTCGCCGTCGTTACTGGCGGCAGTTCCGGCATCGGCCGCGCAATGGCCTATGCCATGGGCGCGCAAGGCGCGAAGCTCGTACTCGTCGCCCGCAGCGGGGACGCGCTTGAACGCACGGTGCGCGAATTCGCCGCCGAAAATATCGAAGCGAAGGCCGTTGCTGCCGACCTTGGCGATGCAGCGCGGCGGACGCAGGCAATAGGCGAGATCAATGCCGCGTTCGGCGCGCCCGACATCCTGGTCAATGCGGCAGCCAACAACATCCGCAAACCCCTGCCCGAATTGAGCGAGGATGAAATTCGCGCCACGCTGGCGCTCAACCTAGAAGCCCCGCTGGCGTTGATCCGCGCGCTGGCGCCAGCCATGCAGGCAAGGGGCTGGGGTCGCATCATCAACCTCGCCTCGCAGCAGTCATTCCGCGCCTTCAACAATAGCGGCGTCTACGGCATTTCGAAGGGCGGCATCGTCTCGCTGACGCGCTCCACCGCCGAGCACTACGGGCGTTTCGGTGTGACCTGCAACGCGCTGGCGCCGGGCTTCGTCGTCACGCCGCTGACTGAGCAGGCGGTGAACACCATCCCCGGCTTTGCCGAGCGCCATGCGGCTGCATCGATGGTCGGGCGCAACGGGCTGCCCGAGGACTTCCACGGCGCGGCCATCTTTCTGGCGTCCGACGCCAGTGCCTTTGTGACGGGCCACACACTGTTTGTCGATGGTGGCTACGGCGCCAAGTGA
- a CDS encoding UxaA family hydrolase: MLSKKSKFWGYRRENGRVGVRNHVIILPVDDLSNAAAEAVAHNIKGTMAIPHPYGRLQFGADLELHFRTLIGTGCNPNVAAVVVIGIEGGWTQKVVEGIATTGKPVVGFGIEGHGDHETIRRASAAAKKFLQNASELHRVECPISELWISTKCGESDTTSGCGANPTVGNAFDKLYPLKTTLLFGETSEITGGEKLLEARCRSPKVWKDFMTMFDRYQAMIERHKTSDLSDSQPTKGNIAGGLTTIEEKALGNIQKIGRTCKIDGVLDKAEAPTGPGLWFMDSSSAAAEMVTLCAASGYVVHFFPTGQGNVIGNPILPVIKICANPKTVRTMSEHVDVDTSGLLRREMTMSDAGDALLDCMMRTINGRLTSAEALGHREFVLTRLYESA; the protein is encoded by the coding sequence ATGCTCAGCAAAAAATCAAAATTCTGGGGCTACCGTCGCGAAAACGGTCGCGTCGGCGTGCGTAACCACGTCATCATCCTGCCGGTGGACGACCTGTCGAACGCCGCAGCTGAAGCCGTTGCCCACAACATCAAGGGCACCATGGCGATCCCGCACCCGTACGGTCGCCTGCAATTCGGTGCCGACCTTGAGCTGCATTTCCGCACGCTGATCGGTACCGGCTGCAACCCCAATGTTGCGGCCGTCGTGGTGATCGGCATTGAGGGCGGCTGGACGCAAAAGGTGGTCGAAGGTATCGCCACCACCGGCAAGCCGGTCGTCGGCTTCGGCATCGAAGGTCACGGCGACCATGAGACGATTCGCCGCGCCTCCGCGGCTGCGAAGAAATTCCTGCAGAACGCCAGCGAACTGCACCGCGTTGAATGCCCGATCAGCGAGCTCTGGATCTCGACCAAATGCGGCGAATCGGACACCACGTCCGGCTGCGGCGCCAACCCGACCGTCGGCAACGCGTTCGACAAGCTGTATCCGCTGAAGACCACGCTGTTGTTCGGTGAGACGTCCGAGATCACCGGTGGCGAGAAGTTGCTCGAAGCGCGCTGCCGCTCGCCGAAAGTCTGGAAAGACTTCATGACCATGTTCGACCGCTATCAGGCGATGATCGAACGGCACAAGACCAGCGATCTCTCCGACTCGCAGCCGACCAAGGGCAATATCGCCGGTGGCCTGACCACCATCGAAGAAAAAGCGCTTGGCAACATCCAGAAGATTGGTCGCACCTGCAAGATCGACGGCGTGCTCGACAAGGCGGAGGCGCCCACCGGTCCGGGCCTGTGGTTCATGGATTCATCGTCCGCTGCGGCCGAAATGGTGACGCTGTGCGCGGCCTCGGGCTACGTGGTGCACTTCTTCCCGACTGGCCAGGGCAACGTGATCGGCAACCCGATCCTGCCAGTGATCAAGATCTGCGCCAACCCGAAGACCGTGCGCACGATGAGCGAGCACGTCGACGTTGACACCTCCGGTCTGCTGCGCCGCGAGATGACCATGAGCGACGCGGGCGACGCCCTGCTCGACTGCATGATGCGCACCATCAACGGCCGCCTGACGTCGGCGGAAGCACTCGGCCATCGCGAGTTCGTGCTGACGCGCCTGTACGAATCGGCGTAA
- a CDS encoding UxaA family hydrolase, which produces MIHFVVHEKGDGVGVVVVEGCAKGSKATGWIMEPDSTVKVELKNDIPIGHKVALKDFKVGDTVIKYGVDIGKVVAPIKKGEHLHVHNVKTKRW; this is translated from the coding sequence ATGATTCATTTTGTTGTGCATGAAAAGGGCGATGGCGTCGGCGTCGTCGTCGTGGAAGGCTGCGCCAAGGGCAGCAAGGCTACCGGCTGGATCATGGAGCCCGACTCCACGGTCAAGGTGGAACTGAAGAACGATATTCCGATCGGCCACAAGGTCGCCTTGAAGGACTTCAAGGTCGGCGACACCGTGATCAAGTACGGCGTCGACATCGGCAAGGTCGTCGCTCCGATCAAGAAGGGCGAGCATTTGCACGTCCATAACGTCAAGACCAAGCGCTGGTAG